Proteins from a genomic interval of Clostridium scatologenes:
- the pepT gene encoding peptidase T: MSNVVEKFINYISFDTRSNEEVETVPTTSGQLVLGKAIVKELEEMGMKEVSIDENGYVMATLPSNTTKEIPTIGFIAHMDTSPEISGKNINPKFIEDYDGKDIVLNEEKNVILSPKDFPELKDYIGRTLITTDGTTLLGADDKAGISEIVTAMEYLISNPEVKHGTIKIAFTPDEEVGRGADHFNVEKFNANLAYTLDGGAIGELEYENFNAASGKVTINGRSVHPGSAKGTMINSMLIAGEFMSMLPESETPATTEGYEGFYHIVTLNGGVEETKLQYIIRDFDEKSFEKRKEFMTSVVKKLNEKYGENTVEIEIKDQYRNMKEKIEPVKHVVDIAFQAMKEVNVVPKVQPIRGGTDGAMLSFKGLPTPNIFTGGHNFHGKYEYIPVYSMEKAVEVILKIIELYEKM; encoded by the coding sequence ATGTCTAATGTTGTAGAGAAATTTATTAATTACATAAGTTTTGATACTAGATCAAATGAAGAAGTAGAAACTGTACCAACTACTTCAGGACAGCTTGTATTAGGAAAAGCGATTGTAAAAGAGTTAGAAGAAATGGGAATGAAGGAAGTTTCAATAGACGAAAATGGATATGTTATGGCAACGTTACCATCAAATACTACTAAAGAAATTCCTACTATAGGATTTATTGCTCATATGGATACAAGTCCAGAAATTTCAGGAAAAAATATAAATCCTAAATTTATTGAGGATTACGATGGTAAAGATATAGTCCTAAATGAAGAAAAAAATGTAATACTTTCTCCAAAGGATTTTCCAGAATTGAAAGATTATATTGGTAGAACACTTATTACAACAGATGGAACAACTTTGTTAGGTGCTGATGATAAAGCAGGAATTTCTGAAATTGTTACTGCCATGGAATATTTAATTAGTAATCCTGAAGTTAAACATGGAACCATTAAAATTGCATTTACTCCAGATGAAGAAGTAGGAAGAGGTGCAGATCACTTTAATGTTGAAAAATTTAATGCAAATTTAGCTTATACTTTAGATGGTGGTGCTATTGGAGAATTAGAGTATGAAAATTTTAATGCAGCAAGCGGTAAAGTAACTATAAATGGAAGAAGCGTACATCCTGGAAGTGCGAAAGGAACAATGATAAATTCAATGCTTATAGCGGGAGAATTTATGAGCATGCTTCCGGAAAGTGAGACACCAGCTACAACAGAAGGATATGAAGGTTTTTACCACATAGTTACGCTTAACGGTGGAGTAGAAGAAACAAAACTTCAATATATAATAAGAGATTTTGATGAGAAGAGTTTTGAAAAAAGAAAAGAATTTATGACTAGTGTTGTGAAAAAATTGAATGAAAAATATGGTGAAAACACAGTTGAAATTGAAATAAAAGATCAATATAGAAACATGAAGGAAAAGATTGAACCTGTAAAACATGTTGTTGATATTGCTTTTCAAGCGATGAAGGAAGTAAACGTTGTCCCTAAAGTTCAACCTATAAGAGGTGGGACTGATGGAGCTATGCTATCATTTAAGGGACTTCCTACACCAAATATATTTACAGGCGGTCATAATTTTCATGGAAAATATGAATATATTCCTGTATACTCAATGGAAAAAGCTGTAGAGGTAATACTTAAAATAATTGAATTATATGAGAAAATGTAA
- the yjeM gene encoding glutamate/gamma-aminobutyrate family transporter YjeM: MSSSEGSAKKLTLVSLVLMIFTSVYGFNNIPRSFYKMGYAAIPWFILSGITFFLPFALMMAEFGAAFKNEKGGIYSWMEKSIGAKFAFMATFMWYASYVIWMVNVGSGIWVPISNAIFGQDTTKNWSLFGFAGPKALGILGVLWILFVTVTSTKGLDKIKKVTSLGGTAVAALNIIVWIGAIAVLIGNHGQLAQPIEGLKSFTQSPNPKFVGNTIVSLAFIVYAIFAYGGIEVVGGLVDQTENAEKTFPKGVAISAAVIAIGYSAGIFLVGIFTNWANVMNLKDVNLGNAAYVVMSNLGYSLGTAFGASQATATAMAHGVARFVGLSMFLALAGAFFTLMFSPLKQLIEGTPKELWPGKMGEVKNGMPINAMWLQAIVVCVMILMVAFGGDSMTKFFDILVAMTNVAMTLPYMFIAMAFPAFKKKTEIHKPFEVFKTQASANIWTIVVVLTVGFANVFSIIEPAIDGNMSITIWSIAGPIFFAVVAYLMYNAYEKKDKKHLTSHDA; this comes from the coding sequence ATGTCTTCAAGTGAAGGTTCAGCAAAAAAATTAACACTGGTATCATTAGTATTGATGATTTTTACTTCTGTTTATGGATTTAATAATATTCCAAGGTCTTTCTATAAAATGGGTTATGCAGCTATTCCTTGGTTTATTTTGTCAGGAATAACTTTCTTTCTTCCATTTGCATTAATGATGGCTGAGTTCGGTGCAGCTTTTAAAAATGAAAAAGGTGGAATTTACTCATGGATGGAAAAATCCATAGGTGCTAAATTTGCATTTATGGCAACATTTATGTGGTATGCTTCCTATGTAATTTGGATGGTTAATGTTGGATCTGGTATATGGGTTCCAATATCTAATGCTATATTTGGTCAGGATACAACAAAAAATTGGTCTTTATTTGGTTTTGCAGGACCTAAAGCATTAGGTATATTAGGAGTATTATGGATATTATTTGTAACTGTTACGTCTACAAAGGGATTAGACAAAATAAAAAAAGTAACTTCACTTGGTGGTACTGCAGTTGCAGCATTAAATATAATTGTCTGGATTGGTGCTATAGCAGTACTTATAGGAAATCATGGACAATTAGCACAACCAATTGAAGGGTTGAAATCATTTACACAATCGCCAAATCCTAAATTTGTTGGAAACACAATTGTTTCATTAGCTTTTATAGTTTATGCTATATTTGCATATGGTGGTATAGAAGTTGTTGGTGGATTGGTTGATCAAACTGAAAATGCGGAAAAAACTTTTCCTAAAGGAGTCGCTATATCTGCCGCTGTTATAGCTATAGGATATTCAGCAGGTATATTCTTAGTTGGTATATTTACTAACTGGGCAAATGTAATGAATCTTAAAGATGTTAACTTAGGAAATGCTGCTTATGTAGTTATGTCTAATTTGGGATATTCGTTAGGCACTGCCTTTGGGGCAAGTCAAGCTACGGCTACTGCTATGGCTCATGGTGTTGCTAGATTTGTAGGACTTTCAATGTTCTTAGCATTAGCAGGTGCATTTTTCACATTGATGTTCTCACCATTAAAGCAATTAATTGAAGGTACACCAAAAGAATTATGGCCTGGAAAAATGGGAGAAGTTAAAAATGGAATGCCAATAAATGCTATGTGGCTTCAAGCTATTGTAGTTTGCGTAATGATATTAATGGTAGCTTTTGGTGGAGATTCAATGACTAAATTCTTTGATATACTAGTAGCTATGACTAATGTAGCTATGACTCTACCATATATGTTTATAGCTATGGCTTTTCCAGCATTTAAAAAGAAAACAGAAATTCATAAACCATTTGAGGTATTTAAGACTCAGGCATCAGCTAACATTTGGACAATAGTAGTTGTATTGACAGTAGGCTTTGCTAATGTATTTTCAATAATTGAACCAGCTATAGATGGCAATATGTCAATAACAATTTGGAGTATAGCAGGACCAATCTTCTTTGCTGTAGTTGCGTATTTAATGTACAATGCATATGAAAAGAAAGATAAGAAACATTTAACATCGCATGATGCATAA